Genomic window (Pradoshia sp. D12):
TTACGGATTAAAGTAAAGGATCTAAAGATATGTATCTTGAAAAGATTAGTCTTCAACATTATAGAAACTATGAAAGTCTGACCGCCGAATTTGAAAATAAGGTGAATGTTATACTGGGCGAAAATGCTCAAGGAAAAACAAATGTGATGGAAGCTATGTATGTACTGGCCATGGCTAAATCTCACCGCACCTCCAATGATAAAGATCTTATTCGATGGGACCAGGAATATGCTAAAATAGAGGGAAGAGTACTGAAAAACAGAGGACCTCTTCCTATGGAATTGATTATTTCCAAAAAAGGCAAAAAAGCTAAAAGTAATCATTTGGAGCAAAAGCGTTTGAGCCAGTATATCGGCAATATGAATGTGATTATGTTTGCTCCGGAGGACTTAAACCTGGTGAAGGGCAGCCCTTTAATCAGAAGACGCTTTATAGATATGGAAATAGGACAAGTATCGCCTGTTTATTTACATGATATAAACCAATACCAAAAGATTCTCAATCAACGTAATGCGTTTTTGAGGCAAGCACAGCTGAGCAAAAGAGCTGACGATGCTATGCTTGCGGTTCTAAATGACCAATTCATTCATTATGCTGCAAGAATTCTTTTAAAGAGGTTTGAGTTCCTTG
Coding sequences:
- the recF gene encoding DNA replication/repair protein RecF (All proteins in this family for which functions are known are DNA-binding proteins that assist the filamentation of RecA onto DNA for the initiation of recombination or recombinational repair.), whose amino-acid sequence is MYLEKISLQHYRNYESLTAEFENKVNVILGENAQGKTNVMEAMYVLAMAKSHRTSNDKDLIRWDQEYAKIEGRVLKNRGPLPMELIISKKGKKAKSNHLEQKRLSQYIGNMNVIMFAPEDLNLVKGSPLIRRRFIDMEIGQVSPVYLHDINQYQKILNQRNAFLRQAQLSKRADDAMLAVLNDQFIHYAARILLKRFEFLELLKNWAKPIHKGISRGLETLDIQYKPSIEVSESMDLSKIVERFQEKFDKISTREKERGTTLIGPHRDDLQFFVNGHDVQTFGSQGQQRTTALSLKLAEIELIHSEINEYPILLLDDVLSELDDYRQSHLLNTIQGKVQTFVTTTSVDGIDHQTLREAATFQVKSGTMSRLK